ATTTGTTTCTGTAGCAGCCTTTCTAAAGCAGTTATGAATATGTTCTCTTAAATTAACAGCATCATCGAATGACCAGAGCTTATGGGAAAATTCCTCAGCACCGGGTACACCAAAATATGTCGGTTTTGAACCTGCTGCCAGTACAAGGTATTCATATTCATATGTGCTGCAGTTTCCGGTAACCTTATTATTTTCAAAATCAATGGATTCTACGGTATCCAGTACAACATTAACCTTTCTGCCTGCAAACACCTTACTCAAGCTGATTTTAATACTATCTTCATCAACACGATTTGCAGCTACCTCATGCAGTTCGGTGAGCATTGTATGAAACGGATTTTTATCAATAATAGTGATATTTACATCATCATTCTTTTTAAATTTTTTAGCCAGTTTCTTAGCAGTGAGTATTCCCGCATATCCTGCACCAATAATTAGTATTTTGCTTTTCAATTGGCTCCCCCTCTTTATTTACCAAATTTTCCTACTTTATTCTACATTTTTCTACACATTTCTACACTATTCTATCAAAGGAATAATAAATAATCAATCAAATTGTTAAATTGTAAACACACCAAATATTTACATAGGATGCACCCGTACAGCCCGTTGGTATATAGCACAATTAACTATAAAAAAAAGCAGCCATAGCCACAATTCGCATCATTTTCGCTTACTGTGGCTACGGTCGCTGTTTTTATTCAATACCATGGAGTGGTAGCAATAAGATTAGAGGAGCTTTCTTATATTGAAAATAGAGCTTAAAACTAACCAATTCTGTGGGAAGTAGCGATTTATTGTCCAGTAGCTTACTCCACCCAGCCTAAATTCATGAGCCAAAGTCAGTCTGGCAAAAATGCTTCTGGCATCCTCAAACCAGACTACATGCTGCCTTCCGTCATCAGCATAATAATAGAAGAAAGGTGCCTGTGATGTCTCATCATACTGAATTTCTGCCCCTTCTCTTCTGGCAAGGTCAACTGCCCCTGTATTAGTGACGGTTCTTGCAGCAGTTCCGGGAGTATATGGCAGCGTCCAGTCGTACCCATAATTCGACATTCCCATAAATATCTTTCTTCTGGGAATTACTGTTACGGCATAATCAAGAACACGTCTTACCCCGGTTATAGGGGATACCGCCATCGGTGCACTGTATGTGAATCCCCATTCATAAGTCATAAGTATAACATGGTCAACCAATGCTCCATGAACAGGATAATCATGAGCCTCATACAATGTTCCCTGCTGAGTAGCTGATATCTTAGGAGCAAGTGCCGTAGTGATTGTATAACCAAGAGGTCTTAGAGTCCTTACAATTCTTCTTAGGAAGTTATTATAGCTCTCTCTGTCATATGGATATATATACTCAAAATCAATATCCAGACCAAAATAATTCTTCTCTCTTAAAATTCTTATAACATTATTAATAAGATTTGTCTGGGCTGTCTCGTTTGTAAGTATTGAATGTGCAATATCGCTATCAAAGCCTCCGCCCTCTTTTATGTTTGTAACAACCATAAGCGGAGCTACCCGCGCGGCTCTTGCAGCCTGAATAAGAGGCTCATCGGGTATAGAGTTTAGATTCCCGTCGGGACTTACCTGATAACTAAAAATACTCAGGTACGTCAGATTTGGCAGCGTCTTTCTTAAGACTTCCATATCAATATTAGGGAAGGCATAGCCATTAACTTCAATAGGCCCATAATCATAGGTTACCGGAGGTATGGTAATAACCATCCCCGGCTGTATTCTGGAGGGGTCCGTTATCTGAGGGTTGGCTGCCAGTAGTTCATTGACACTTATTTTATAAGATCTTGCTATGGAATAAACTGATTCTCCGGGTGCCACAACATGCCTTCGGGTTCCCTCAAGTATAACCAAAGTTTGTCCTACTACTAGCTGGCCCGGGTTGGTCAGTTCATTATCAGATATTATTTTTTGCGGTGAAACCCTGTATTGCTGTGCAATCGAATATATACTTTCACCTGGCTTTACAACATGAATTCTCAAAGCAAATCACTCACTTTTATATATTTATAATTCCAATATATGTGAGTTTAATTTGATTGGTTACTGTAATTTCTCCGGTTGGGTACCGTTATCTACAAACCTGCCCTGATGAGGAACTGATATTTCATTAAAATTCTGAACAAGGTATTCCATATGCCGTCTTAACTCCTCTCCATCCATTGGCATTCCGTGGCTTGGTATTGCCAGATGTGGCTTCAGTTCCGCAATAAGCTCTACGGACTTTCGTGCAGCATCCCAATCTGTAGTAAGGTATGCAGGAGGTCCTTTTATTTTTTCTTTCTGGGTAAGCACCGACATAAATGATTCCTGTTTTGTTGTGGTAAAAGCATCTCCTGCAATAAGGGTACTATCCTTTTCCCGGAATAAAGAAATATGCCCTCTGGTATGTCCGGGAGTATGAATCCATTTCCAGCCCTTCATGCCGGGTACACTTCCATCCTGAGGAAGTCCTGCTGCACGGTAGCCAAGATTAATACTGGTGTGCGGAAAAGCAGGAGACATTTTAGCTACAAGTCCTTCATCCACCGATGAATCAGCCGTGGGGTAGTCCTTTTTTCCTGTGATGTAGGGCAATTCAAGAGAATGGGCGTATACCGGGACATCCCAGTCCTCAGAAAGTTTTATAACTGAGCCAACATGGTCAAAATGCCCGTGGGTCAGTATTATTGCCTTGGGGCGGCTTTCAACCCCAAATCGTTTTTTTGTACTTTCCATTATAAAGTCATGTGAGTTTTCAAGCCCGGTATCAACTAATACCCACTCCTTCGAATCTCCTACAATACAAGCACTGACAATTGTAAAATGAAGCAACAGAATATCAGGTAAAACCTCCTCTGAGGAAGAAGTTAATTTCGACAAGCCATTGAGCATCTCATTTATCATAATTCAATCCTCCAAATCACATAGTTAGGGCTTTAATATGACCTTAATACAGTTATCCAGTTTTTTGTCAAATATTTCATAGGCATGTTCTCCCTCATCCAATTTGAGTTTATGGGTGATAATATCTGTAGCGTCAAACTTACCCTGCTTTATCAAATCCAGAATCCTCGGAACATAAGTCTGTGCAGGACACTGACCCATTTTGAGTGTAATATTTCTGGCAAAGAAATCTCCAAGTGGGAACATATTGTATCTCGCACCATAAACACCTACCATGGACACTGTTCCTCCTTTTCTTACAGCTTGGGTAGCTATTTCAATAGCAGACTTTGAACCTCCCTGAAGTTTCAAAGCAGTCTCAATCATCTCAAATTTGGTCATCTTTCCATCCATTCCAACACAGTCAATTACCACATCTGCTCCGCCATGAGTTATTTCCTTAATATATTCGCCTGTATTGTCGTGTTCCTCAAAATTGATAACTTCTGCTCCATACTGTTTTGCATGTTCAAGACGGTAATTAACGTAATCCACGGCAATTATTCTTTTCGCTCCATGGAAAGCCGCCCACTTTATGCTAAGAAGTCCTACAGGCCCACAGCCAAGCACTACAACCGTGTCGTCCTTCTTCACTCCACCGTTTTCTACTCCCCAATAAGAGGTGGGCAAAATATCTGTTAAAAAAAGCACCTGCTCATCAGCCAATTCTTCGGGAACAATAGTAGGCCCTACATTTCCATAGGG
This region of Clostridium sp. BNL1100 genomic DNA includes:
- a CDS encoding zinc-dependent alcohol dehydrogenase yields the protein MKAILYEGIKNVKVRNVGDPEIKNDDDIIVKVTSTAICGSDLHLIHGMIPNMPLGYILGHETMGIVEDAGKGVQKVKKGDRVIIPFPVSCGHCWYCEHDLWSQCDNSNANGEVGGILGYSKTYGGYDGGQAEYLRVPYGNVGPTIVPEELADEQVLFLTDILPTSYWGVENGGVKKDDTVVVLGCGPVGLLSIKWAAFHGAKRIIAVDYVNYRLEHAKQYGAEVINFEEHDNTGEYIKEITHGGADVVIDCVGMDGKMTKFEMIETALKLQGGSKSAIEIATQAVRKGGTVSMVGVYGARYNMFPLGDFFARNITLKMGQCPAQTYVPRILDLIKQGKFDATDIITHKLKLDEGEHAYEIFDKKLDNCIKVILKP
- a CDS encoding LysM peptidoglycan-binding domain-containing protein, which codes for MRIHVVKPGESIYSIAQQYRVSPQKIISDNELTNPGQLVVGQTLVILEGTRRHVVAPGESVYSIARSYKISVNELLAANPQITDPSRIQPGMVITIPPVTYDYGPIEVNGYAFPNIDMEVLRKTLPNLTYLSIFSYQVSPDGNLNSIPDEPLIQAARAARVAPLMVVTNIKEGGGFDSDIAHSILTNETAQTNLINNVIRILREKNYFGLDIDFEYIYPYDRESYNNFLRRIVRTLRPLGYTITTALAPKISATQQGTLYEAHDYPVHGALVDHVILMTYEWGFTYSAPMAVSPITGVRRVLDYAVTVIPRRKIFMGMSNYGYDWTLPYTPGTAARTVTNTGAVDLARREGAEIQYDETSQAPFFYYYADDGRQHVVWFEDARSIFARLTLAHEFRLGGVSYWTINRYFPQNWLVLSSIFNIRKLL
- a CDS encoding MBL fold metallo-hydrolase, which codes for MINEMLNGLSKLTSSSEEVLPDILLLHFTIVSACIVGDSKEWVLVDTGLENSHDFIMESTKKRFGVESRPKAIILTHGHFDHVGSVIKLSEDWDVPVYAHSLELPYITGKKDYPTADSSVDEGLVAKMSPAFPHTSINLGYRAAGLPQDGSVPGMKGWKWIHTPGHTRGHISLFREKDSTLIAGDAFTTTKQESFMSVLTQKEKIKGPPAYLTTDWDAARKSVELIAELKPHLAIPSHGMPMDGEELRRHMEYLVQNFNEISVPHQGRFVDNGTQPEKLQ